One window from the genome of Gimesia aquarii encodes:
- a CDS encoding DmsC/YnfH family molybdoenzyme membrane anchor subunit, with amino-acid sequence MTFDVGRDDQNPIIAFDDPASNLQSNAACSTELDLIAILLKEQQSLTAIDQFSKQYDTQAIPAQSRYYSDLIPSAFPQSGEQYAFEVDLDRCSGCKACVTACHSLNGLDENETWRDVGLLIGGSNQDPIYQHVTTACHHCLEPACMHACPVNAYEKDPLTGIVKHLDDQCFGCQYCTLACPYDVPKYQSHKGIVRKCDMCSQRLSDGEAPACVQACPHQAISINIVNQEQVIADSEVNPFLPAAPDPQITIPTTTYKSKKPFPRNTLPADYYSTSPQHAHLPLVIMLVLTQLSVGAFLAGSALEYLFSVEETAIMNRLYATSALFFGLTALGASTLHLGRPLYAFRGILGLKHSWLSREILAFGIFAGAAMLYAVLTWVSDSTFPELESWQPLAGQIVSFLGMVGIFCSIMIYVFTKREFWSFETTTIKFSLTTILLGIASTWLTIFIVNWTDDSPASNLLIAQAGPLLSKALILTSIIKLGFEASIFRYLIRRQNSPLKRSALLMSGQLSNVTLARFACGLLGGILMPCFLLNQQTQPPHSLNLFIAVSILFIACLFGELLERYLFFSAVAAPRMPGVLR; translated from the coding sequence ATGACATTTGACGTTGGTAGAGATGACCAGAATCCAATAATCGCTTTTGATGACCCTGCGTCGAATTTACAAAGTAATGCCGCCTGTAGTACAGAGCTTGATCTGATTGCGATTCTCTTGAAAGAGCAGCAGTCATTAACTGCCATCGATCAATTTTCAAAACAGTATGACACCCAGGCAATACCAGCTCAGTCAAGATACTATTCTGATCTGATTCCTTCAGCGTTTCCACAATCCGGGGAACAATATGCTTTTGAGGTGGATTTGGACCGTTGTTCCGGCTGTAAAGCGTGTGTGACAGCCTGCCATTCACTCAATGGACTTGATGAAAACGAAACCTGGCGTGATGTTGGTTTACTGATTGGTGGGTCGAATCAGGATCCGATTTATCAACATGTCACCACTGCTTGTCACCATTGTCTGGAGCCAGCATGTATGCATGCCTGTCCTGTAAACGCTTATGAGAAAGATCCACTGACCGGAATTGTGAAACACTTGGACGACCAGTGTTTTGGTTGTCAGTATTGTACATTAGCGTGTCCTTACGATGTTCCTAAATACCAAAGCCACAAAGGAATTGTTCGGAAATGCGATATGTGCAGTCAGCGGTTATCTGATGGTGAAGCACCCGCTTGCGTGCAAGCGTGTCCTCATCAGGCGATTTCAATTAATATCGTCAATCAGGAACAAGTCATCGCAGATTCGGAAGTCAACCCATTTCTACCTGCGGCGCCTGATCCACAGATTACGATTCCCACAACAACCTACAAGTCGAAAAAACCGTTTCCCCGTAATACATTACCGGCAGATTATTATTCGACCAGTCCTCAACACGCCCATCTACCATTGGTGATCATGCTGGTACTCACTCAACTTTCTGTCGGCGCTTTTCTTGCGGGATCTGCTTTAGAGTATTTATTCAGTGTAGAAGAAACAGCCATCATGAATCGCTTATATGCGACAAGTGCGCTGTTCTTTGGTTTAACTGCATTAGGAGCCAGCACACTCCATTTAGGGCGTCCTCTGTATGCGTTTCGAGGCATATTAGGGCTGAAACATTCGTGGCTGAGTCGAGAAATTCTAGCATTTGGTATTTTTGCCGGTGCAGCAATGTTGTATGCAGTTTTGACTTGGGTTTCTGATTCGACGTTTCCGGAATTGGAATCCTGGCAACCTCTGGCAGGACAAATAGTTAGTTTCTTGGGAATGGTTGGTATTTTCTGCTCGATCATGATTTATGTATTTACGAAACGTGAATTCTGGAGCTTTGAAACAACCACGATCAAGTTTTCTCTCACTACGATTCTATTGGGAATTGCTTCGACATGGTTGACGATTTTCATTGTGAATTGGACTGATGACTCTCCAGCATCAAATCTATTGATCGCTCAAGCGGGACCGCTCCTCTCCAAGGCATTGATTCTGACATCAATCATCAAGCTTGGTTTTGAAGCTTCGATATTTCGTTATCTGATTCGTCGACAAAACTCACCACTCAAGCGTTCGGCTTTATTGATGAGTGGGCAATTGTCAAATGTGACACTCGCTCGTTTTGCATGTGGTTTACTGGGAGGGATATTGATGCCTTGCTTTTTACTGAACCAGCAAACACAACCTCCACATAGTTTAAATCTCTTCATAGCCGTCAGCATATTATTTATTGCATGTTTGTTCGGTGAATTATTGGAAAGATATCTTTTTTTCTCCGCGGTGGCAGCTCCTCGAATGCCCGGAGTATTACGATAA
- a CDS encoding alpha/beta hydrolase: protein MTELNYWVVSSRCCVQKSNCCCPCCEFDVYHSSGGGNVTESSFETLVQSLDPNAPICIMVHGSFVKWEGALTDSYNTYFWLRNAAPNRPLNVIFFTWPSGEMPTKILPIDVNILGKRAEYNGYYLAQLISQLPEQHDISLLGHSHGARIVSSTLHLIGGGSIQGFSLNECGICIPCHSRRIRAVFAAAAINHNWLNPGQRYGCSLNCIECLVNLRNKKDRVLLFYPVLATFSRRALARTGFTYLDRRALGDCLSRVNDIDVSKCVGAGHMFPNYYSHPEIAETIVPAIYFNESH, encoded by the coding sequence GTGACTGAACTCAACTACTGGGTTGTCAGTAGTCGTTGTTGTGTTCAGAAAAGTAATTGCTGTTGCCCATGCTGTGAATTTGATGTCTATCATTCCAGTGGAGGAGGAAATGTTACAGAGTCTTCATTTGAGACTTTAGTCCAATCGTTAGATCCTAATGCTCCGATTTGTATCATGGTGCATGGCAGCTTTGTGAAGTGGGAAGGAGCGCTAACAGATTCGTATAATACCTATTTTTGGCTGAGGAACGCAGCCCCAAATCGTCCGCTGAATGTGATCTTCTTCACATGGCCCAGCGGTGAAATGCCTACAAAGATACTACCAATCGATGTCAACATCCTTGGAAAGCGAGCTGAGTATAACGGGTATTATTTAGCACAATTGATTTCCCAATTGCCTGAACAGCACGATATCAGCCTGTTAGGTCATAGCCATGGTGCTCGCATTGTATCGTCAACTCTGCATTTAATTGGAGGTGGTTCGATTCAAGGCTTCTCTTTGAATGAATGTGGGATTTGTATCCCTTGTCACTCGCGACGCATTCGTGCGGTATTTGCTGCCGCGGCTATTAATCACAATTGGTTAAATCCCGGGCAACGTTATGGCTGCAGTCTGAACTGTATTGAGTGCCTCGTTAACCTTCGAAACAAAAAAGACAGAGTGCTTCTCTTCTATCCCGTACTTGCCACGTTTTCACGCAGAGCATTAGCGCGTACCGGCTTCACTTATCTTGATCGACGCGCCCTTGGTGATTGTCTCAGTCGCGTGAATGATATCGATGTTTCGAAGTGTGTCGGCGCAGGCCACATGTTTCCAAACTACTATAGCCATCCAGAAATCGCGGAAACCATTGTGCCAGCAATTTATTTTAATGAGAGCCACTAG
- a CDS encoding ferredoxin reductase, giving the protein MTLSQQQNSKKQDEQLLALSVIEVVQEADEVRTFRLDNSKGIFPIHKPGMFTKVCLNIDGNEVWRSFSISSSPLQPENIDLTIKRNSQGQVGNYFFEQIRPGSRLLLKGPLGRFYYDQEQHREPLVLLCAGIGITPMMSIVRYLQDFNQNRLCYLFYGARTHRDIIFDEETRQLITQMPGFHYYLTLSQPTPHWLGYCGYLNFEFMQSKVSQLLASRFFLCGPNRFNQDFEEQLLEAGVPQTFIHSEQFHKTRKPQ; this is encoded by the coding sequence ATGACCTTATCTCAACAACAGAATTCAAAAAAACAAGACGAACAACTTTTAGCACTGTCAGTAATTGAAGTAGTACAGGAAGCAGATGAAGTTCGTACCTTTCGATTGGATAACTCCAAAGGGATTTTTCCGATTCATAAACCAGGCATGTTTACCAAGGTTTGTCTTAACATTGATGGAAACGAAGTTTGGCGAAGCTTTTCAATAAGCTCATCGCCATTGCAGCCGGAAAACATTGACTTAACAATAAAACGCAATTCTCAAGGACAGGTCGGAAATTATTTTTTTGAACAGATTCGTCCAGGAAGCCGCCTATTGTTAAAAGGTCCTTTGGGACGATTTTACTATGACCAGGAGCAACATAGAGAACCACTTGTGCTGTTGTGTGCCGGTATTGGTATCACTCCGATGATGAGTATTGTGCGCTACTTACAAGATTTCAATCAAAACAGACTCTGTTATTTGTTTTATGGTGCCAGAACTCATAGGGATATTATCTTTGATGAGGAAACTCGACAGCTAATCACTCAAATGCCTGGATTCCATTACTATTTGACTCTTTCCCAGCCAACTCCTCATTGGTTGGGATATTGTGGATATCTCAATTTTGAATTTATGCAATCAAAGGTCTCTCAACTTTTGGCATCTCGTTTCTTTTTATGTGGTCCCAACCGATTTAATCAGGATTTTGAAGAACAGCTTTTGGAAGCCGGGGTACCACAGACATTCATTCATAGCGAGCAATTTCATAAAACACGAAAGCCTCAATAA
- a CDS encoding molybdopterin oxidoreductase family protein — translation MSIINQSRLSDLIHQKEGPLTRELLLSPGGFGLGKVPEKNTPDAMTQMVCGFCGTGCNLNIHLKDGEGVCVTPTTEYPVNLGMACPKGWEALSVLKSPDRAISPLIKKSHNHWEPVDWDTALNLFTRKFKGIQQQYGTDSVAFLSTGQMVTEEMAFLGALAKFGMGMLHGDGNTRQCMASAVTAYKQSFGFDAPPFTYQDLEESDVLVFVGANPCIAHPIMWERVMRNSHDPEIVVVDPRKTETAMQATQHLQIYPKSDLTLFYGIARILIEGGYLAEDFIQNHTEGFEEFAAHVRDYTIERVANETGLSRAAIEHFAEIIHSGKRVSFWWTMGVNQSYQGVRTAQSLINLALMTGNIGRAGTGPNSITGQCNAMGSRLFSNTTNLLGGHDFLNAEHRSKVAETLSIPVDRIPTENSWPYHKIIEGILAGKIKGLWVICTNPAHSWINQRQVRDILNRLDFLVVQDMYHTTETARHADLVLPAAAWGEKEGTFINAERRISRVKRVTRAPGQALSDFSIFKLIAQYWGCADMFSQWKSPEDVFQMMKQLTKGQPCDISGIEDYAAIEEQGGIQWPFPESNTKPLEQQRRLFEDGQFYHQNGRAKMIFSEPTKMPEAPNEQYPFILLTGRGTASQWHTQTRTKNSDVLRKLYPARIYVELNPQDASELSIKPNDKIFVESQRGRIKARAFITQSVQPGQIFIPMHYEQTNQLTDAVFDPYSSQPSYKCCAVRVLRN, via the coding sequence ATGTCCATCATCAATCAATCAAGGCTCAGTGATCTGATCCATCAAAAAGAAGGGCCGCTCACGCGAGAGTTATTGCTCTCTCCCGGTGGATTTGGACTAGGAAAAGTTCCTGAAAAAAATACTCCTGACGCAATGACTCAGATGGTCTGTGGGTTTTGCGGTACAGGTTGTAATTTAAATATTCATCTGAAGGACGGTGAAGGGGTTTGTGTGACTCCAACCACAGAATATCCCGTCAATCTAGGGATGGCGTGTCCCAAAGGCTGGGAAGCTTTATCTGTGCTGAAATCTCCCGACCGAGCCATTAGCCCTCTCATTAAAAAATCTCACAATCACTGGGAACCGGTCGATTGGGACACAGCCCTGAATCTCTTCACGCGAAAATTCAAAGGCATCCAACAGCAATATGGGACAGATTCAGTCGCCTTTCTGAGTACAGGCCAAATGGTTACTGAAGAAATGGCATTTTTAGGAGCGCTTGCTAAATTCGGCATGGGCATGCTTCATGGAGATGGAAATACACGACAGTGTATGGCTTCGGCGGTCACCGCATATAAGCAATCATTTGGATTCGATGCGCCTCCATTCACGTATCAGGATCTCGAAGAATCAGACGTATTGGTATTTGTCGGAGCTAATCCCTGTATTGCGCATCCGATTATGTGGGAACGCGTCATGCGTAATTCGCACGATCCAGAAATTGTAGTTGTTGATCCACGAAAAACCGAAACGGCGATGCAGGCGACTCAGCACTTACAGATTTATCCCAAATCAGACCTGACATTATTTTACGGTATCGCGCGCATTCTTATCGAAGGTGGGTATCTTGCTGAAGATTTTATTCAAAATCATACGGAAGGCTTTGAAGAATTTGCTGCGCATGTCAGAGATTATACAATCGAGCGGGTTGCTAATGAGACAGGACTCAGTCGCGCTGCCATTGAACACTTTGCAGAAATCATTCATTCCGGAAAGCGGGTTTCTTTCTGGTGGACCATGGGAGTCAATCAAAGCTATCAAGGCGTACGCACCGCTCAATCATTGATTAATCTGGCTTTGATGACAGGAAACATTGGAAGAGCAGGAACCGGTCCGAATTCGATTACCGGCCAATGTAACGCCATGGGATCGCGTCTATTTAGCAACACAACAAACCTGTTGGGAGGACATGATTTTCTCAACGCAGAGCATCGTAGTAAAGTTGCTGAAACGCTTTCGATTCCAGTTGATCGTATTCCCACTGAAAACAGTTGGCCATACCATAAGATCATTGAAGGAATATTGGCCGGTAAAATTAAAGGGCTTTGGGTCATCTGCACCAATCCAGCACATTCATGGATTAACCAGAGACAGGTACGTGACATTTTAAACCGGTTGGATTTTCTCGTGGTACAGGACATGTATCATACTACCGAAACAGCCCGTCATGCGGATTTGGTCTTACCAGCGGCTGCCTGGGGAGAGAAAGAGGGCACGTTTATTAATGCAGAACGTCGAATCAGCCGTGTCAAACGTGTCACACGTGCTCCGGGACAGGCTTTATCTGATTTTTCGATTTTCAAATTGATCGCTCAATACTGGGGCTGTGCTGACATGTTTTCGCAGTGGAAATCACCAGAGGATGTCTTTCAAATGATGAAGCAGCTGACAAAAGGACAACCATGTGATATTTCCGGTATTGAAGATTATGCAGCAATTGAAGAGCAGGGAGGTATTCAATGGCCGTTTCCTGAGTCAAATACCAAACCTTTAGAACAACAACGTCGATTATTTGAGGATGGTCAGTTCTATCATCAAAATGGCCGTGCCAAAATGATTTTTTCCGAACCAACAAAAATGCCGGAAGCGCCAAATGAGCAATATCCTTTTATTTTGTTGACCGGTCGAGGCACCGCTTCACAATGGCACACTCAAACCAGGACGAAAAATTCTGACGTGTTGCGGAAACTCTACCCAGCGCGAATTTATGTAGAACTCAATCCACAAGATGCAAGTGAATTGTCTATCAAACCCAATGACAAGATATTTGTGGAATCACAGCGAGGGCGTATCAAAGCACGGGCATTTATCACTCAATCTGTACAACCGGGACAAATTTTTATTCCCATGCATTACGAACAGACCAATCAATTAACCGATGCGGTTTTCGATCCCTATTCGAGCCAGCCCTCTTATAAATGCTGTGCCGTTCGGGTACTGCGAAATTGA